In Musa acuminata AAA Group cultivar baxijiao chromosome BXJ2-8, Cavendish_Baxijiao_AAA, whole genome shotgun sequence, one genomic interval encodes:
- the LOC135619719 gene encoding putative pectinesterase 10: protein MRWLVLFLSVFSFISLRAPVAIAATSIARTIVVNLKGGGDFKSIQQAIDSVPDNNNKWTKIHVAAGVYREKVNVKSTKSYVVLEGDGAQTTSIEWGDYNGDSSGHTTNTSATFTSYASNFVAKRITFKNTYNGFAKLTPAVAAWISGDKSAFYNCRFIGFQDTIADMHGRHYFKRCYIEGVVDFIFGYGQSIYERCKISTVKSLQQPGYVTAQGRNSASDNSGFVFKWCTISGSQATYLGRAWKHYSRVLFYQTFMSDIIVPAGWYIWNSKGYEGVVTFAESGCIGPGSDLSGRVKWEKQVINFCSKARLQMV, encoded by the exons ATGAGGtggctcgtcctcttcctctccgTCTTCTCCTTCATATCACTACGTGCTCCTGTGGCCATTGCAGCTACCTCCATCGCGAGAACCATCGTCGTCAACCTCAAGGGCGGTGGCGATTTCAAGAGCATTCAGCAGGCGATCGACTCCGTTCCTGACAACAACAACAAGTGGACGAAGATTCACGTCGCTGCTGGCGTCTACAG GGAGAAGGTGAACGTGAAGAGCACCAAGAGCTACGTCGTACTGGAAGGAGATGGAGCTCAGACGACGTCCATCGAGTGGGGAGACTACAACGGCGACTCCAGTGGCCATACCACTAACACCAGTGCAACCTTCACGTCATATGCCTCCAACTTTGTTGCCAAGAGGATAACCTTCAAG AATACGTACAATGGATTCGCCAAACTGACCCCCGCGGTGGCCGCTTGGATTTCGGGAGACAAATCTGCCTTCTACAACTGCAGATTCATTGGGTTTCAAGACACTATCGCTGATATGCATGGAAGACACTACTTCAAGCGTTGCTACATCGAAGGTGTGGTCGACTTCATCTTCGGATATGGCCAATCTATTTATGAG CGATGCAAGATATCAACAGTTAAAAGCCTTCAGCAGCCAGGATATGTGACAGCTCAAGGCCGAAACAGTGCCAGTGACAATAGTGGCTTCGTGTTCAAGTGGTGCACCATCTCAGGGTCTCAAGCAACTTACTTGGGGAGGGCATGGAAACACTACTCGAGGGTGTTATTTTACCAGACCTTCATGTCAGACATCATTGTTCCAGCAGGATGGTATATTTGGAATTCTAAAGGTTACGA AGGTGTTGTAACGTTTGCTGAATCGGGATGCATAGGACCAGGATCAGACCTCTCAGGTAGAGTGAAGTGGGAGAAGCAG GTTATTAATTTTTGTTCTAAAGCAAGACTGCAGATGGTGTAG
- the LOC135619708 gene encoding putative pectinesterase 10, translated as MRWLVLFLSVFSSISLRAPVAIAAACIARTIVVDLKGGGDFKSIQQAIDSVPDNNNNWTKIHVAAGVYREKVNVTSTKSYIVLEGDGAQTTSIEWGNYSDFSGHTTDTSATFTSYASNFVAKRITFKNTYNGFANLTPAVAAWILGDKSAFYNCSFIGFQDTLADMLGRHYYKGCYIEGVVDFIFGYGQSIYERCNISTVQSLRKPGYVTAQGRNSTSDNGGFVFKWCTISGPQATYLGRAWKHYSRVIFYQTCMSDIIVPEGWYIWNAKDEGLVTFAESGCTGPGSDLSGRVKWEKQLSDDELKKFIDISYIDEEGWLDAQPPVD; from the exons ATGAGGtggctcgtcctcttcctctccgTCTTCTCCTCCATATCACTACGTGCTCCTGTGGCCATTGCAGCTGCCTGCATCGCGAGAACCATCGTCGTCGACCTCAAGGGCGGTGGTGATTTCAAGAGCATTCAGCAGGCGATCGACTCTGTCcctgacaacaacaacaactggACGAAGATTCACGTCGCTGCTGGCGTGTACAG GGAGAAGGTGAACGTGACAAGCACTAAGAGTTACATCGTACTGGAAGGAGATGGAGCTCAGACGACGTCCATCGAGTGGGGTAACTACAGCGACTTCAGTGGCCATACCACTGACACCAGTGCAACCTTCACGTCATATGCCTCCAACTTTGTTGCCAAGAGGATAACCTTCAAG AATACGTACAATGGATTCGCCAATCTGACCCCCGCGGTGGCCGCTTGGATTTTGGGAGATAAGTCTGCCTTCTACAACTGCAGCTTCATTGGGTTTCAAGACACTCTCGCTGATATGCTTGGAAGACACTACTACAAGGGTTGCTACATCGAAGGTGTGGTCGACTTCATCTTCGGATATGGCCAATCTATTTATGAG CGATGCAATATATCAACAGTTCAAAGCCTTCGGAAGCCAGGATATGTGACAGCTCAAGGGCGAAACAGTACCAGTGACAATGGTGGCTTCGTGTTCAAGTGGTGCACCATCTCAGGGCCTCAAGCAACTTACTTGGGGAGGGCATGGAAACACTACTCGAGGGTGATATTTTACCAGACCTGTATGTCAGACATCATTGTTCCAGAAGGATGGTATATTTGGAATGCTAAAGACGA AGGTCTTGTGACGTTTGCAGAATCGGGATGCACAGGACCAGGATCAGACCTCTCAGGTAGAGTGAAGTGGGAGAAGCAGCTGAGTGACGATGAGCTGAAGAAGTTCATTGACATTTCATATATTGATGAGGAAGGATGGCTCGATGCACAGCCTCCAGTTGATTAG